From Mastacembelus armatus chromosome 9, fMasArm1.2, whole genome shotgun sequence:
TTCACACGTAGCCCCGCCCTCTGCTGTTTTAGCCCCTCCTCTTTGAGGAACAATTCCTCACCTGATGAGCAAATCGAGCACGTTAGTTTTAGACCGTGATGCAAAGAGCTGCAGtatgaatgaaaacagactgAGAACGGTAAAAACGGTGTTTTCGGGGCGACTGACTGAGttggctgagctgcagctgctgttcgCTCAGACGGCGCCCCCTGTCCTCCAACTGACACGCTGCAGCTTTAACATCCTCCAAGCCAGCACACAGCGCCTGCGACGGACAGGCAACATTCAGATCTGCCACATCCCTCGTGGTTCATTtgtcttgtgtgtctgtgagtgtgtcgTACCTGTTTGTGCACCATCTGCCTGTCCAGCTCCTTCAGTTGttctgctctctgctgctgcagccgaCTGGACGCGCTCAGCTCCTGCGGATTGACACTGATCAGCTGAAGGTGTCCACACAGGTGAGGCAGAGCACAGGTGTGTGTCGTACCTGTTCCGCagtctgcagctgcttcctggtCTCCTCCAGGCGTCCGCTGAGCAGACACAGCAGCTCGGCGttctctgcacacacaccagctgtttAATCTGCTGCTCTTTGCTCTACAGCTAAAGTCTGACTGATGATGTCATaccactgagctgctgctgactgGCTGCTGCATCTTTGGCCACTTCCTGTTTGAGCAGCTGGGCGTGGCCGTGCTCCTCCCTCTGTTTAGCAAGCTCCGCCTCCACCGCCGCCAGGCacctggcacacacacatatatattactgtttttgtgaggacactggtTGACATAATGCAGTCCATGGATCTAACCTTGACCCTGACACCAAGTCTGAACCCtcaaaaaaacatctgaagttgtgaggaccagctaaaatgtcctcacaagaaccgtaaaatgtttttctcagagCTCTACCGTCAATCTATGGCCCAATGAAACGGCTTCATACAGTAACGTGAGCCCGTACCTGTCGGCGTGCCTCCGCCTGGCCTCCAGGTGTTTACACTGCTCCTGCAGGTTGctcctctcctgcctcctcGTGCccagctcctcctgcagctcctgaACAACAATAAGACTGTTCAGAAGTAACACGTGTGATTCCCATCATTTCCGAATCATTTTGTGGAAGTGGAGGATGTCATTGGTACGAAACAACATCTGAAGCCCTAATCATAATTGATTAGTTTGACCTGAGGGGAAAAGGCTGCTCATGATGAGACCATCCGTCTGAACCCaagtaaatatttcaatttcTCATTACCGCTTGATGTAATTTAACTGAAAATCCAAGGTGAATCTTTTTACCCACCTGCAGCTCTGTTCGCTGCTGTTTCACCGTCTTCACACACGACTTGGACTCTTTTCTGTGGGACGCAACTTCCTGTTGCAGCACAGACAGCTCCTCCCGCTTCCTGTCCACCTCGTCCTGTAGTTTGTCCAGATCGCTTGTCTTCCTGTCCACCTCGTCCTGTAGTTTGTCCAGATCGCTTGTCTTCCTGTCCACCTCGTCCTGCAGTTTGTCCAGATCGCTTGTCTTCCTGTCCACCTCGTCCTGCAGTTTGTCCAGATCGCTTGTCTTCCTGTCCACCTCGTCCTGCAGTTTGTCCAGATCGCTTGTTTTCCTGTCCACCTTGTCCTGCTTTATTTCCACTTCATCCTGCAGCCTGTCCACCTCGTCCTGCTTCtggtccaactcatccagagTCCTCGCCAACTCATCCTTCTTCTTGTGGAGGTGCTTAAGAGTCTGAGTGCGTTTGGTCTTCACTTCCTCCAAGGCCTGCTGCTCCACCAGCAGCTCCTGAAGAACCAGTTTCAGCTCTGGACACAGACAGAGGTTTAGAAATGAGGATTGTAGACTAGTCCTGGAACAACATGCAGCAGTTCATCATTCATCATCATGGTTGTATTTAGTGTGAATTTCATTCAGCAGCATCATGTGAAGTGATTTTGTCTAAAGCGCGTTGTTGACCCTGCTGTCGACGTGTCTACGCCATCGACCTGAGCACAGACTACGTCAGCAACCactggtatgtgtgtgttacctgctctgtgtgtgtgttacctgctctgtttgtgtgttacctgctctgtttgtgtgttacctgctctgtgtgtgtgttacctgctctgtgtgtgtgtgtgtgtgttacctgctctgtgtgtgtgttacctgctctgtctgtgtgtgtgtgtgtgttacctgctctgtgtgtgtgttacctgctctgtttgtgtgttacctgctctgtgtgtgtgttacctgctctgtgtgtgtgtgtgtgtgttacctgctctgtgtgtgtgttacctgctctgtctgtgtgtgtgtgtgtgttacctgctctgtgtgtgtgtgtgtgtgttacctgctctgtgtgtgtgttacctgctctgtctgtgtgtgtgtgtgttacctgctctgtgtgtgtgtgtgtgtgttacctgctctgtgtgtgtgtgtgtgtgttacctgctctgtgtgtgtgtgtgtgtgtacctgctctgtgtgtgtgttacctgctctgtgtgtgtgtgtgtgtgtgtacctgctctgtgtgtgtgttacctgctctgtgtgtgtgtgttacctgctctgtgtgtgtgtgtgtgtgtgttacctgctctgtgtgtgtgttacctgctctgtctgtgtgtgtgtgttacctgctctgtgtgtgtgttacctgctctgtctgtgtgtgtgtttgtgtgttacctgctctgtgtgtgtgttacctgctctgtctgtgtgtgtgtgtgttacctgctctgtgtgtgtgtgtgtttacctgctctgtgtgtgtgtgtgtgtgttacctgctctgtgtgtgtgtgtgtgtgttacctgctctgtgtgtgtgtgtgttacctgctctgtgtgtgttacctgctctgtctgtgtgtgtgtgtgttacctgctctgtgtgtgtgtgtgttacctgctctgtgtgtgtgttacctgctctgtctgtgtgtgtgtgtgttacctgctctgtgtgtgtgtgtgttacctgctctgtgtgtgtgtgtgtgtgttacctgctctgtgtgtgtgtgtgtgtgttacctgctctgtgtgtgtgttacctgctctgtctgtgtgtgtgtgttacctgctctgtgtgtgtgttacctgctctgtctgtgtgtgtgtttgtgtgttacctgctctgtgtgtgttacctgctctgtctgtgtgtgtgtgtgttacctgctctgtgtgtgtgtgtgttacctgctctgtgtgtgtgtgtgtgtgttacctgctctgtgtgtgtgtgtgtgtgtgtggttacctgctctgtgtgtgtgtgttacctgctctgtctgtgtgtgtgtttgtgtgttacctgctctgtgtgtgttacctgctctgtctgtgtgtgtgtgtgttacctgctctgtgtgtgtgtgtgttacctgctctgtgtgtgtgtgtgtgttacctgctctgtgtgtgtgtgtgtgtgttacctgctctgtgtgtgtgtgtgtttgtgtgttacctgctctgtgtgtgtgtgtgtgttacctgctctgtgtgtgtgtgtgtgtgtgttacctgctctgtgtgtgtgtgtgtttgtgtgttacctgctctgtgtgtgtgtgtgtttgtgtgttacctgctctgtgtgtgtgtgtgtgttacctgctctgtgtgtgtgtgtgtttgtgtgttacctgctctgtgtgtgtgtgtgtttgtgtgttacctgctctgtgtgtgcagagctcTGACTGCAGTGTGATGagtttctgctcctcctctctcacagcAGAGACTGTAGACCTCTTGTCTGTCAACAgcacctcctgctgctgcaacagctcctacacacacacacgcacgcacacacacacgcacacacacacgcacacacacacacacacaaaaaaaaaaatgtgtttatctgGATGAAAGGTGAAGAACCTATCAGGAAACTGTGCCTTGATTAAGAACTAGACTTTGACATGTTCTTGGGAACCCTGTGGTCACTAGATCCCTGCAGGATTCTCAGGGTGATAATGATAACAGGTCAGTTTTTGTTAGGGCTGGTCCTGCTTGAGGCCCGGGGAACCTCTGGTGTCTGAGGATCAGAGTGaagagagtaaaaaaaagtcaacatgGGAACAGGGTGGGACTtattcctctcctcctcaccGCGACTCTGCTGTGCagtctctgctcctcctctctgacCTCCTCCACTCGGTTCAGAGCCGCCTGAAGCTCCTGGCTCCGCTGCAGCAGCatctgctcctgctgctccaccTGCAGGAGGACCAGAGTTTTCACCGGGTCTCTAAAGGTCAGAGGTTCCGCTCTGACCTCCATGATGTTGGGATGCACCCGACACTACGTGCACTAGAACCTTTGTTATATTCTACAGACTTTCCACTTTCACTCTTTGTTTGCTCTGACTggctgatttttaaaaacatcagaaaacagtgtttagaTGTGAGCAGGCTGTTTCACAGTGGAGATGAAGGTGGGGGGTCACCTGACTGTTGACAGAGTCCTGACGCATCTGAGCCTCCTGAGTGTCCGACAGCACATCAGACAGTCTGCgcgcgcgtgcacacacacacacacacacacacacacacacacacacacagacactttattGCGgctgcagcacagcagaaaagAGGAGCTGTGTGATTACCCAGAGCTAAAACCACAGTAAACAGATCTAAACTGAGTCCATCCCCTTCACAGTaaaacacttcctgtctcttcaCTGTAAAAGCATCTGACGGCTTTTActgtgaagcagctgcagcagtgagatTTTACTCGTGTCAAATttggtgaaaatatttttgacttCACACCTGTTGGTTGTGTCAGTACTGCACCTGTCTGTAGCCGAGTAGAGTTTTGTGCTGAGCTGTTGGAGCTCCTGATCTTTGCTCCTTAGCATCTCCTGCACCTCCCTCAGagcctgctcctcctcctgtctcctctgcctgagaccctccacctcctgctgcagctctctggAACATCAGAACATGTGATAACACATTAGATATGATCACACCTGGTGCAGATACCTGAGATTCGGGGTGAGAGGTCAGTGTGGGCGGTTTACCTGGCGTGTTCTGTGGCCTCCAGCAGAGAGGTGGCGCTGTCTTCGGCTCTGCGCTGCAACACGTCTGCTGTCTGCTGCGCTGTGGCGGCCTGTGAGCGACAGGAACACAGAAAGGTCACGGGAAGGTCAGAGCGGCTGTGTCACAAAACATCATGTCGCCGTGGCGAGAGCTTTGTCTCGGCTGCGCTGAACCTGCAGATCAGTTCAGGCCCAGAAAGAAAAGGCAGGTGCTGAACAAACGGAGGAACTGACCCAGTGAATTTGACTTTTAGGGGGAAAGGTTCTGATCCAGAATCCGTGAGTCTCTGTGGGTCAGTGGTCTGGTCCTGgggcctctctctcttttggtCAGAGGACTGGATCTGGATCCTGGTTTTTCAGGAGTCCCGACCTCTTCTTGTCCTGGCCTGATGTGTTTGGGTTCTGCCTTATGTGGGTCATAGTCCATCTTTCAGGTCTTTGTCTAGAGGAGATCATGTGGCCTGGGTCATGTGGTTTGAGTAAGTAATGCTTTGTCCTGTAAGTCTAAagatgatttcatctgtgtgcacgtccacttcctgtctgtcctTTTCTGACACTTTTTCCTCTTAAAGCTTTTTGCAGAAAGTTTTTCCTGATCTGATTCGAGGCTCTAAGCACAAAGTTTATACGAAGTGAAGTCTGGAGTCTGATGATGTGGAACTTGACTGGTCAtctctgttttttgtgtgtgtgtgtgtgtgtgtatgtacctgGTCTCTGGTCGACTGAATGCAGCTCTGagcctccagcagcagcctgtCAGCCTGACGGAGTTCAGCTCGCCTCTTCAGAAGAGTTTTCTCCACACACTCCACCTCGTCACATAGCTGCATCACACTGctgtacacgcacacacacacgcacaaaatgtcagaaacagtTGGTGCTTTTAGGTCCATGCAGGTTCCTGATGGAAAACCATGTGGTGTAGGATACagatgtgtctctctctctactgTAACCTGGTCCAggtttctgccagagctcagTCTTATGAACTGGACTCATTCTTTTGGAAGCATGTGATTCGAGCTACAGCACAGTGTGTAGGTGTGGACACACTGCGTCTGATCTCTGCTGGTCAGCGCCTCAGTATCTAGTCCCTGAGGGGCTGTGGCTCGTACCTGTGACGTCTCAGTGAGTGTCGGAGCTGTTTGGTTTCCAGCCGCAGTTTCTTCTTCTCGTCCTCCAgtctctctgcttctttgtgcacacacccacacgtcTGTGCctgctgagacacacacacacacacacacacacacagagattaaCAGGACAACAGTAATATCTGTGTTTCTGGATTAAACACTAATTTCTGTGTAAAGCCTCGATAATTAAGTACATTTCTATGGCAGACTGaccatgtgtctgtgttcagggATGTTGCAGTGCAGAGCGGCGCCTCCTGCTGGAGGACTGTAGACAACAGCTGCAGGTAAACCAGAGAGCAGCCAGGTGGGTCCAACCAGGGGGGCCTGGCTGGCACCTGCAGCTGggtcaggaggaggagcaggagcgGCGTCAGCATCGCTGCCTCCTCCGCTGTCCCTCCACTCGGCTGCAGAGAAACGGTGTCACAGTGTGAAGAGCTCAGGATAAATCTGAACATGTTCATTACAACGTGTCCACTAAGGCAGTTCCAGAGCTGGTTCAGAGCCAGTGCCTAGTTTTGAACCAGTTCTTTGCATTTCAACAGCCAAAAACCAAGAAAACTGGTTGTAACTTagcactaactaactaactaactaactaagtGGGATCTGAGAAGGTTCCCAAGCTGAACCAGCTCTGAACTGGCTCTTAGTtggtgtgtgtacctgtgtcaGAGTCACTGTGTGTCGGGGGAACGTAGAGCCAGTACCCTCCCTCTGTTGAAGGCCTCTCCTGCCGTCGCCCCCTCTCTGGAGAACTGAGGTACTGCAGTCCCAAACCAGAGTCCTGAGTCCCCTGAGAGCCCAGACTGTGagcctgagagacagagacgCTGATTTCCTACTGTTCTGATGTTTTTGGTTATTTGAACCACATACTACATTTGGACAACAACAGTTCCCAGGTATTTTAACCTTCATGTGCTGTTTGAGATGTTTTCATCAACAAAGGGTCATTTTCTCTTAATTTGGCCAGAACCTTCACTGGATTTCACCAAACAtaatgatttttggtgacaaaccttaatttgacataaatcttggaaatatgatttagaaataGGTCAATAACACACTGTGGGCAGATTCACTGCCCTTTGGTTATATCCAGggtgaaaacatccactaaaacaAAACTGGGAAAATATATCAGATTAGAGGTCGACGTTTCTTTGAACGTTTCAATTAATCGGCATCGGCCCATTTCACTGCACATGAGGCCGATTTATATccaggcacatctgcgaccagctaaGTGTGAGAGACggagcaacacacacactgttgccCTGTTTACATCTTacacacacacggcttcagctaatgatggcaggggaaaaccTAATCACATCgtagcgtattagaattgaCGCTGACCGTCATGTGTTCAACTAATGAGAAAGTAGAAAAGTGGAATTCAGACGAATGTTCTcgctaaaacacgcaggataacgtTCCTCAATAAACGTGTCTGTGCGTccgacacacacaacacgatgctcccaccacaaatacacttttaatgaggaacgttaatgtgcacgttttagccTGAAGTTTGGTCTGAactgtttctactttcacatgcaaatgacttgttgctcATATTGTTTACACATATTCTGAGACTGTGGCCCTTTGAATTATATTTGAATTATATATCCCCAACAAGAGTCACTTCACTTTGGCCCCCGACATCAGCATTTCCACAGGAGCATCTCTGTCCTGGGTCTAAACTGTTCTGAACACTGGTTCAATAGAACCTGGTGGTTCAATAGAACCTGGTGGTAGGAGATTTATCCTTGAACACAGTGGTTCTCAACCTCAGGTCAGGGGCCCAACAAGAGTCACAGACAGAGGCGTCTACGTTCCTTGTCTTAGCATTTTTCTTGTCAATTTTTGGATTATCTACTTCTTCAAGACTAAGAGTCATTCAACAACAAAACTGCTTCCTTCGTGAAGGAGAACCTTAGAGAACCGCTCCCTTAGAGCCACGTGTGATATTTTATCCCCAGtttcaaaagaacaaaactgtGTTAAATAACTAAAGGTTTGGTCCAGTTTTCAGAGAACagtaaagttgtttttaataCCAAGCCTCAGACGCCTTAAAAACTCTGATGCCATGTTTGCTAAACATAAACCCAAAAACATGCAGTTCCATCTTAGCTGAGAGGAACCAGCAGCCTGTGGCAGTAACTGTCCACACTCTGTTCTGTCTCCAGGTAAAATTAGCTCTTCTGTTGTCACCTGAGTCAGAAAGGTGTAAGGAATAAACAGTCTGcaggggcacacacacacacacacacacacacacacacacacacacacacacacacacacacacacacacacacacacacacacacacacacacacacacgagacaACAAAACACCAAGAAGACTCACACTGTGTCCAGCAGGAACAAAGCACCTGGTCCTGTTTCTGGTCCTAACCTGGTCCAGCTGCCGtttcagactgtgtgtgtgtctctgagctgtggCCAGCTCCGCCCTCAGCTCCTCCACcgtctctctgtcctccaggGTTTGGGTGTGTTTAGCCTGATGACCTCCACCTTCGGGCTCGTCCTCAGTTTtctaacagaaacacacaatcGGTCACATTTTGTTACGACACATTAAATCTCCCCCCTCATGTCTCCTCAGCCTCTAGAGCAGGggtgcccaatcctggtcctcgagggccactgtcctgcctgttttccaaccatccctggcttacccactgctgattacctggatcaggtgtgttcgaCCAATCAGAAGCCAGGGGATACCATTTCATgttgtcttccctcacttccatcctcatctgagatggtatcttccagaggctaatggactgaacacacctgctCCAGAGGGTCTAACGTCTAATGTGCCTGGAGCTACAGTACAGGACAGTTTGAGCCgcactaatgtgtgtgtgtgtgtgtctacctgTGTGTGCGTACCTGTGCATGCAGCAGCTCCACAGTGTGGTTCAGAGCTCTCAGCTGGTCAATGGCTGATTTCAGCTGTTCTGCTGTCAGCTGATCCGAGTCAGACATGAACCTGCTGAGCTGCCGTAGTTTCCTGTTCAGGCGACCGAGGCTCCTCTGGTGCCCGTCACTCTGTGAACGCACCTGGACCACAGGACTTGAGAGTCAGTCCCAGCGTGAAATATTAAACGATGTACCATCACAACGGCTTAGAGAAGAATGTGCCAgcaaaggaagagagagacaaactTAACGTCCTTCCTGATCTGAACAGAGGATGGAATTTAGTAATTGCCTCATATGAGGGAAACACCTGACCTGCTCTAGCAGGGTGTCTCTCTGCCGCTGGACGTCCTGAAGCTGCAGGCGACTCTGCTCCAGCTGTGACtcctgcaggaggaaaaaaacacaaatgggaAATAGCAGAAGTCGTAAAAAAACTGAGAACACACCAAAACCACCGGTCTGTCCTGCTGGGGACCAACTGAAACTGACCAGGTTCTGttggatgtttctgttcctCTTCTGCAGTCTGAgtttctccagctcctccttcaGCCT
This genomic window contains:
- the cntrl gene encoding centriolin isoform X5, with translation MIQRMERLNALTQLRELQLAHNSIQRIEGLELLSNLQRLNLSYNRIDHVPVWLGKKLQSLQTLHLQHNLITSLYEVSRLRSLSSLSDLSVSGNPASSLPHSRLFLLYHLRTLDRLDNLQVTQEERGHAHQRFNAEELERLQREVDSSQSELSRLQREQQAAVTRLHQQEETNRTLTAQTQTQHHTHTLLEQQLHTKSQLLEKTRAELTRAFHRLYELEQELTFYKIDTKLSPLPPCSVQEADTDSVAESPYIGKARHIRNTITSTSRNQTQDLDSSHPLLEDCRTQPSTAEAAGLQSTQTEQQMEVEHVTIEETKACGQEPRCHLLSKLSILEKLRHEAEETQRQMDRQTEDSRKTERETEELQTLETTHPEHAHVTSELSSCRQLLDRMSRKQSELEGRLDDMLSRIAMETQEIKELEQQLTDGQILVNEALQRDLEGVIVGLQEHLRSLREQAHRAEQQVHSLQADNQSLQRHLEDSQRHCRQLEDAAQTHARNQSVQQEEVFALRAEAEALRSRQLESSRQQVELEAELSRQVTLGQLQRDALQAAVDKEKQTREVRESQLQSTIDTLQDENSSLQHIIQGLQTQLDQTRVQLHQTRTQYKDTRAHLDQTRIQLDQFTAALLDLQEVKCGREELDEDSPVSPEVRLSRSVEQLHRTIQQTRISREHSQEHIARPQAQLAQDQAQVGLDVGQDQESDWRLKEELEKLRLQKRNRNIQQNLESQLEQSRLQLQDVQRQRDTLLEQVRSQSDGHQRSLGRLNRKLRQLSRFMSDSDQLTAEQLKSAIDQLRALNHTVELLHAQKTEDEPEGGGHQAKHTQTLEDRETVEELRAELATAQRHTHSLKRQLDQVRTRNRTRCFVPAGHSAHSLGSQGTQDSGLGLQYLSSPERGRRQERPSTEGGYWLYVPPTHSDSDTAEWRDSGGGSDADAAPAPPPDPAAGASQAPLVGPTWLLSGLPAAVVYSPPAGGAALHCNIPEHRHMQAQTCGCVHKEAERLEDEKKKLRLETKQLRHSLRRHSSVMQLCDEVECVEKTLLKRRAELRQADRLLLEAQSCIQSTRDQAATAQQTADVLQRRAEDSATSLLEATEHARELQQEVEGLRQRRQEEEQALREVQEMLRSKDQELQQLSTKLYSATDRLSDVLSDTQEAQMRQDSVNSQVEQQEQMLLQRSQELQAALNRVEEVREEEQRLHSRVAELLQQQEVLLTDKRSTVSAVREEEQKLITLQSELCTHRAELKLVLQELLVEQQALEEVKTKRTQTLKHLHKKKDELARTLDELDQKQDEVDRLQDEVEIKQDKVDRKTSDLDKLQDEVDRKTSDLDKLQDEVDRKTSDLDKLQDEVDRKTSDLDKLQDEVDRKTSDLDKLQDEVDRKREELSVLQQEVASHRKESKSCVKTVKQQRTELQELQEELGTRRQERSNLQEQCKHLEARRRHADRCLAAVEAELAKQREEHGHAQLLKQEVAKDAAASQQQLSENAELLCLLSGRLEETRKQLQTAEQELSASSRLQQQRAEQLKELDRQMVHKQALCAGLEDVKAAACQLEDRGRRLSEQQLQLSQLSEELFLKEEGLKQQRAGLRVKEEGLIQTEEELQKMRDELQRKEKEQRGAPQDESFYLSTAGLRSAFSAEEEQWQVELQREKLRQEEDELKAQLRRRLWKQQENLQTTRPDTEESLLGLKHRLEQLDSLLTH